The Solicola gregarius DNA window CCGTCGACGAGCTCGGGGCATCCCTGAACGCCGCGCTCGTCTTGATGGGCGACCGCCTCGGCTACTACCGCACGATGGCGGACGGCCGCCCGGTCACACCGGCAGAGCTCGCCGAGCGAACGCACACCGATGTGCGTTACACCCGCGAGTGGCTCAACGCCCAGGCGGCCGGGCAATACATCGAGTACAGCCCGGAGACGGGCGGGTACACCCTGCCGGCCGAGCACGCGGTCGCCTTGGCCGACGAGAACAGCCCCGCATACCTACCGGGGTTCTTCCAGATCGTGAACGGCACGGTGAGCGACGCACCGCAGGTCATCGAGCGGGCCCGCACCGGCGACGGCCTCGGCTGGCACGCACATAATTCCGACGTGCACACCGGGTGCGAGCGCTTCTTCCGGCCGCAGTACAACGCCAACGTCGTTTCGTCGTGGCTTCCCGCGCTCGAGGGTGTCGTCGACAAGCTGACCGCCGGCGCCCGCGTCGCCGACGTCGGGTGCGGGCACGGTGCTTCGACGATCGTGATGGCGCAGGCGTTCGAGCGGTCGACCTTCGTCGGATCTGACTACCACGCGAAGTCCATTGCGACGGCCCGCACGCGTGCCGAGAATGCCGGCGTGTCCGATCGCATCACGTTCGAGCAGACCGACGCCCAGTCGCTCGCCGGCGGTCCGTATGACCTGGTGACGATGTTC harbors:
- a CDS encoding class I SAM-dependent methyltransferase, which produces MTTTADTPQIDEERLMSFVFRAVDELGASLNAALVLMGDRLGYYRTMADGRPVTPAELAERTHTDVRYTREWLNAQAAGQYIEYSPETGGYTLPAEHAVALADENSPAYLPGFFQIVNGTVSDAPQVIERARTGDGLGWHAHNSDVHTGCERFFRPQYNANVVSSWLPALEGVVDKLTAGARVADVGCGHGASTIVMAQAFERSTFVGSDYHAKSIATARTRAENAGVSDRITFEQTDAQSLAGGPYDLVTMFDCLHDMGDPISAARQVLDNLAHDGTWMVVEPIAGDHVEDNLNPVGRAYYAFSTLLCTPASLSQDGRLAIGTQAGEARLTEVLSAAGFTRIRRVAETPFNMVLEVRP